Proteins encoded in a region of the Carassius gibelio isolate Cgi1373 ecotype wild population from Czech Republic chromosome B5, carGib1.2-hapl.c, whole genome shotgun sequence genome:
- the prkrip1 gene encoding PRKR-interacting protein 1 homolog, whose amino-acid sequence MRTAIDKTEEELKTYLEEGSGKIMAAADKKDERAGKAPKKESQPLIIAKTPAEEQRLKLERLMRNPDKPAPIPERPKEWNPRAPPEFVRDVMGSSAGAGSGEFHVYRHLRRREYQRQDFLERISDKQKLDEEYIEKVKENQKAAEERTAKRRKKREKLKQKKLMAKKAKTEGQKEEGSEEKSSSSASEAEEQEDDAEVPSFIMGKR is encoded by the exons ATGCGCACTGCCATTGATAAAACAGAAGAAGAACTCAAAACCTACCTCGAAGAAGGCTCTGGAAAAATCATGGCGGCGGCCGATAAGAAAGATGAGCGAGCTGGAAAAGCTCCTAAGAAAGAGTCCCAGCCTTTAATTATCGCCAAAACTCCAGCAGAGGAGCAGCGTTTAAAGTTGGAGAGACTGATGCGAAACCCC gatAAACCTGCGCCTATTCCAGAGAGACCGAAGGAGTGGAACCCTCGCGCTCCGCCAGAGTTTGTGCGCGATGTGATGg GCTCCAGTGCTGGAGCAGGCAGCGGTGAGTTCCATGTGTATAGACATCTGCGCCGCCGGGAGTATCAGAGACAAGACTTCCTGGAACGAATTTCTGACAAG CAAAAGCTGGATGAAGAATATATTGAGAAGGtgaaagaaaaccaaaaggcTGCTGAGGAAAGAACAGCCAAACGCAGAAAGAAGAG GGAAAAGTTGAAACAAAAGAAGCTGATGGCCAAGAAAGCCAAGACGGAGGGCCAGAAAGAAGAAG GCTCCGAGGAGAAGTCATCATCCTCTGCTTCTGaagcagaagagcaagaagaTGATGCAGAAGTGCCCAGCTTCATCATGGGGAAGAGGTGA
- the upk3b gene encoding uroplakin-3b: MKTSLPSLQLLFIRVDSYLPDIFLSTDTSQVDFYSRIYLHPCYKMKTNTVIRWMSLLSIWMWTGEGQIFQPELTSNAFLAKVTSNTVILKQPYCVFNQTCPGCEIWLVAGLCSAKGTFDALVNSSTPNILSLSPYPTAFNPSSNNFFLTRVGLLSDFPCNQYPNDQYFVVGADGICSGVNCNGVLPDGSTVCFKYLLIDANGTLVLSSDWSGNITLPKLLALNTISDGLSARSGAMVVITTILCVAVALLLLLFLIMLCVTCCTKKDGKKISVMNSIRIPRYDTHNLKERVHPYDNPAYQPDLNNYSTSSTLPRDGARKL; this comes from the exons ATGAAAACCTCTCTCCCCTCCCTTCAGCTACTTTTTATAAGAGTTGATTCGTATCTGCCAGACATATTTCTGAGCACAGACACCAGCCAGGTTGACTTCTACTCCAGAATTTATCTGCATCCTTGTTACAAGATGAAGACAAACACAGTGATCCGTTGGATGTCATTGCTGTCTATCTGGATGTGGACTGGAGAAG GTCAGATATTCCAGCCTGAGCTTACATCTAATGCTTTCCTAGCCAAGGTCACCAGTAATACAGTGATACTGAAGCAGCCGTATTGTGTTTTTAATCAGACGTGTCCTGGCTGTGAGATATGGCTGGTGGCTGGGCTGTGCTCAG CGAAGGGCACCTTTGATGCTCTAGTAAACAGCTCGACTCCCAACATCCTCAGCTTGTCACCCTACCCAACAGCATTCAACCCATCATCAAACAACTTCTTTCTGACCAGAGTTGGACTTCTGTCAGACTTCCCCTGTAATCAGTACCCCAATGATCAATACTTCGTAGTCGGCGCTGATGGGATTTGTAGTGGGGTCAACTGTAACGGAGTATTACCTGATGGATCCACCGTTTG TTTCAAGTATCTTCTAATCGATGCTAATGGGACTCTTGTTCTTTCGTCAGACTGGTCTGGCAACATTACTCTTCCCAAAC TACTAGCCCTTAACACCATTTCTGATGGTCTGAGTGCGAGATCTGGTGCCATGGTGGTCATTACTACCATCCTATGTGTGGCTGTCGCTCTGCTTTTACTTCTTTTCCTCATCATGTTATGTGTGACCTG CTGTACCAAGAAAGACGGTAAGAAAATCTCAGTCATGAACTCAATCCGTATCCCCCGCTATGACACCCACAACCTAAAGGAGCGTGTGCACCCCTACGACAACCCAGCTTACCAGCCGGACTTGAATAATTACTCCACATCATCCACTCTGCCCAGGGATGGCGCACGAAAGCTGTGA